A stretch of the Ipomoea triloba cultivar NCNSP0323 chromosome 16, ASM357664v1 genome encodes the following:
- the LOC116007909 gene encoding putative late blight resistance protein homolog R1B-17 isoform X1: MDHSAWDAIKGYFPENFNGSRILVTTRFIKVAKYLSVDPYHVTHRSLKDRWELLSRKVFGQSQCVPREYELIGKRIVLRCTGLPLAVVVIAGLLATSKESLEIWKDVAEALDRFDIYDNVKRIPKILSLSYNYLPPHLKPCFHYFGVFPEDHIIQVKRLTNLWVAEGFLMPHKNMSLEEVAESYLDDLINRSLVQINELSINGKVKSCKVHDRVHEVCVREAIKGNALCIINDNHAPKASRWLSCQTSHWPITQTGYGNCTLDNIHSVLCFGKDVYHSKCRLVYPCLKFLRVLDLSLVKCSQGMPSEITDLLHLRYLALSTIGSLYKLQFFKLKNLLTLIVTSWMEKCPLQLQCNILDLPQLRHVHVDKRCSQYLPCLVKKNLQTLYWLKVASSDRKPNFRMVPNLKELGIYIEGQLAPSYLGSLVHLHLLEKLKFEVGRVERFCLPTGFPPNLKKLTLCYTYLPWKEMDTIGELPHLEVLKLKDFAFCGSKWGPSKQGFRELKALLISRSNLKHWDASSNHFPVLERLVLRYCWELKQIPINFANIGTLKLIVLECCYSFLVTSAVQISSTKKLFFMGTTNCPLHVREVRTKVELPNNESFEEEILVNSKEENVESVKSSEEESVKSFEEESVESFEEIVESSEEESVKSSKEECVGSSMVELLNNESFEEEFVVNSEEENVESVKSSEEESVESFEEIVESSKIESVKSSKEESVGSSKQECIGSSMVELPNNESSEEQSVESSKEESVGRYKELSVGCSDQERLKARKRVMKNLKKKMSKSLNAFKDLKRKVLRRK; encoded by the exons AATGGAAGCCGAATCTTAGTAACTACTCGGTTTATAAAGGTGGCTAAATACTTAAGTGTAGATCCATACCATGTGACGCATCGATCTTTAAAGGATCGTTGGGAATTACTTTCGAGGAAAGTGTTTGGGCAAAGCCAATGTGTTCCCAGGGAATATGAGTTAATTGGGAAACGCATTGTTCTTCGTTGCACTGGATTACCACTAGCAGTTGTTGTGATTGCTGGACTTTTGGCAACATCAAAAGAGTCTCTAGAAATATGGAAAGATGTTGCCGAAGCTTTGGATAGATttgatatatatgataatgtCAAGAGAATTCCAAAAATACTTTCATTGAGCTACAACTACTTACCTCCTCACTTGAAACCTTGCTTTCATTATTTTGGTGTGTTTCCTGAAGACCATATCATTCAAGTTAAGAGACTAACAAACTTATGGGTTGCGGAGGGATTTTTAATGCCACATAAAAATATGAGTTTGGAAGAAGTGGCAGAGAGTTACTTGGATGATCTCATTAATAGAAGTCTAGTTCAAATCAATGAGCTGAGCATTAACGGcaaagttaaatcatgtaaggTTCATGATCGAGTGCATGAGGTTTGTGTGAGAGAAGCAATAAAAGGGAATGCTTTGTGCATTATCAATGACAATCATGCTCCAAAAGCTAGTCGTTGGTTAAGTTGTCAAACAAGTCATTGGCCAATCACTCAAACAGGTTATGGGAATTGCACACTAGATAATATCCATTCTGTTCTCTGCTTTGGTAAAGATGTATACCATTCAAAATGCAGGTTGGTATACCCCTGTTTGAAATTTCTAAGAGTATTGGATTTATCATTAGTGAAATGCTCACAAGGCATGCCTAGTGAAATAACAGATTTGCTTCATTTGAGGTACTTGGCTTTAAGTACTATTGGTTCTCTTTACAAGCTTCAATTTTTTAAGCTTAAAAATTTGCTTACTCTCATAGTTACTTCATGGATGGAAAAATGTCCTTTGCAACTGCAATGTAATATTTTGGATTTGCCACAATTGAGGCATGTGCATGTTGACAAGAGATGTTCACAATATCTCCCCTGCTTAGTCAAAAAGAATCTGCAAACTCTTTATTGGTTGAAAGTTGCTAGCTCTGATAGAAAACCCAACTTCAGAATGGTTCCAAACCTAAAGGAACTTGGGATTTACATTGAAGGTCAATTGGCGCCAAGCTATCTAGGGAGCCTTGTGCATTTACATCTACTTGAGAAGTTGAAGTTTGAAGTAGGAAGAGTCGAGCGCTTTTGTCTACCAACAGGTTTTCCACCAAACCTTAAGAAGTTGACACTTTGTTATACTTATCTTCCATGGAAGGAGATGGACACAATTGGCGAGTTGCCGCACCTTGAGGTGCTAAAACTAAAAGATTTCGCTTTCTGTGGCTCAAAGTGGGGACCATCAAAGCAGGGCTTTCGGGAATTAAAGGCACTTCTTATTTCACGATCAAATCTCAAACATTGGGATGCAAGTTCTAATCATTTCCCAGTTTTGGAGCGCCTAGTCTTAAGATATTGTTGGGAATTGAAACAAATTCCAATTAATTTTGCAAATATTGGAACACTGAAGTTGATTGTGTTAGAATGTTGTTATTCTTTTCTTGTGACTTCTGCAGTGCAGATTTCCTCTACAAAGAAGTTATTTTTTATGGGAACGACAAATTGTCCACTTCATGTTCGTGAAGTTAGAACTAAG gttgaattgccaaataatgaaagctttgaagaagaaatTTTAGTAAACTCTAAAGAAGAAAATGTGGAAAGTGTGAAAAGttctgaagaagaaagtgtgaaaagctttgaagaagaaagtgtggaAAGCTTTGAAGAAATTGTGGAAAGctctgaagaagaaagtgtgaaAAGCTCTAAAGAAGAATGCGTGGGAAGCTCGATG gttGAATTGCTAAATAATgaaagctttgaagaagaaTTTGTAGTAAACTCTGAAGAAGAAAATGTGGAAAGTGTGAAAAGctctgaagaagaaagtgtggaAAGCTTTGAAGAAATTGTGGAAAGCTCTAAAATAGAAAGTGTGAAAAGCTCTAAAGAAGAAAGTGTGGGAAGCTCTAAACAAGAATGCATTGGAAGCTCAATG gttGAATTGCCAAATAATGAAAGCTCTGAAGAACAAAGTGTTGAAAGCTCTAAAGAAGAAAGCGTGGGAAGGTATAAAGAATTAAGTGTTGGATGCTCTGATCAAGAAAGGTTGAAAGCTCGGAAGAGAGTGATGAAAAatctgaagaagaagatgtcGAAATCCCTGAATGCATTCAAAGATTTGAAGAGGAAAGTGTTAAGAAGAAAGTGa
- the LOC116007909 gene encoding putative late blight resistance protein homolog R1B-17 isoform X2 → MDHSAWDAIKGYFPENFNGSRILVTTRFIKVAKYLSVDPYHVTHRSLKDRWELLSRKVFGQSQCVPREYELIGKRIVLRCTGLPLAVVVIAGLLATSKESLEIWKDVAEALDRFDIYDNVKRIPKILSLSYNYLPPHLKPCFHYFGVFPEDHIIQVKRLTNLWVAEGFLMPHKNMSLEEVAESYLDDLINRSLVQINELSINGKVKSCKVHDRVHEVCVREAIKGNALCIINDNHAPKASRWLSCQTSHWPITQTGYGNCTLDNIHSVLCFGKDVYHSKCRLVYPCLKFLRVLDLSLVKCSQGMPSEITDLLHLRYLALSTIGSLYKLQFFKLKNLLTLIVTSWMEKCPLQLQCNILDLPQLRHVHVDKRCSQYLPCLVKKNLQTLYWLKVASSDRKPNFRMVPNLKELGIYIEGQLAPSYLGSLVHLHLLEKLKFEVGRVERFCLPTGFPPNLKKLTLCYTYLPWKEMDTIGELPHLEVLKLKDFAFCGSKWGPSKQGFRELKALLISRSNLKHWDASSNHFPVLERLVLRYCWELKQIPINFANIGTLKLIVLECCYSFLVTSAVQISSTKKLFFMGTTNCPLHVREVRTKVELPNNESSEEQSVESSKEESVGRYKELSVGCSDQERLKARKRVMKNLKKKMSKSLNAFKDLKRKVLRRK, encoded by the exons AATGGAAGCCGAATCTTAGTAACTACTCGGTTTATAAAGGTGGCTAAATACTTAAGTGTAGATCCATACCATGTGACGCATCGATCTTTAAAGGATCGTTGGGAATTACTTTCGAGGAAAGTGTTTGGGCAAAGCCAATGTGTTCCCAGGGAATATGAGTTAATTGGGAAACGCATTGTTCTTCGTTGCACTGGATTACCACTAGCAGTTGTTGTGATTGCTGGACTTTTGGCAACATCAAAAGAGTCTCTAGAAATATGGAAAGATGTTGCCGAAGCTTTGGATAGATttgatatatatgataatgtCAAGAGAATTCCAAAAATACTTTCATTGAGCTACAACTACTTACCTCCTCACTTGAAACCTTGCTTTCATTATTTTGGTGTGTTTCCTGAAGACCATATCATTCAAGTTAAGAGACTAACAAACTTATGGGTTGCGGAGGGATTTTTAATGCCACATAAAAATATGAGTTTGGAAGAAGTGGCAGAGAGTTACTTGGATGATCTCATTAATAGAAGTCTAGTTCAAATCAATGAGCTGAGCATTAACGGcaaagttaaatcatgtaaggTTCATGATCGAGTGCATGAGGTTTGTGTGAGAGAAGCAATAAAAGGGAATGCTTTGTGCATTATCAATGACAATCATGCTCCAAAAGCTAGTCGTTGGTTAAGTTGTCAAACAAGTCATTGGCCAATCACTCAAACAGGTTATGGGAATTGCACACTAGATAATATCCATTCTGTTCTCTGCTTTGGTAAAGATGTATACCATTCAAAATGCAGGTTGGTATACCCCTGTTTGAAATTTCTAAGAGTATTGGATTTATCATTAGTGAAATGCTCACAAGGCATGCCTAGTGAAATAACAGATTTGCTTCATTTGAGGTACTTGGCTTTAAGTACTATTGGTTCTCTTTACAAGCTTCAATTTTTTAAGCTTAAAAATTTGCTTACTCTCATAGTTACTTCATGGATGGAAAAATGTCCTTTGCAACTGCAATGTAATATTTTGGATTTGCCACAATTGAGGCATGTGCATGTTGACAAGAGATGTTCACAATATCTCCCCTGCTTAGTCAAAAAGAATCTGCAAACTCTTTATTGGTTGAAAGTTGCTAGCTCTGATAGAAAACCCAACTTCAGAATGGTTCCAAACCTAAAGGAACTTGGGATTTACATTGAAGGTCAATTGGCGCCAAGCTATCTAGGGAGCCTTGTGCATTTACATCTACTTGAGAAGTTGAAGTTTGAAGTAGGAAGAGTCGAGCGCTTTTGTCTACCAACAGGTTTTCCACCAAACCTTAAGAAGTTGACACTTTGTTATACTTATCTTCCATGGAAGGAGATGGACACAATTGGCGAGTTGCCGCACCTTGAGGTGCTAAAACTAAAAGATTTCGCTTTCTGTGGCTCAAAGTGGGGACCATCAAAGCAGGGCTTTCGGGAATTAAAGGCACTTCTTATTTCACGATCAAATCTCAAACATTGGGATGCAAGTTCTAATCATTTCCCAGTTTTGGAGCGCCTAGTCTTAAGATATTGTTGGGAATTGAAACAAATTCCAATTAATTTTGCAAATATTGGAACACTGAAGTTGATTGTGTTAGAATGTTGTTATTCTTTTCTTGTGACTTCTGCAGTGCAGATTTCCTCTACAAAGAAGTTATTTTTTATGGGAACGACAAATTGTCCACTTCATGTTCGTGAAGTTAGAACTAAG gttGAATTGCCAAATAATGAAAGCTCTGAAGAACAAAGTGTTGAAAGCTCTAAAGAAGAAAGCGTGGGAAGGTATAAAGAATTAAGTGTTGGATGCTCTGATCAAGAAAGGTTGAAAGCTCGGAAGAGAGTGATGAAAAatctgaagaagaagatgtcGAAATCCCTGAATGCATTCAAAGATTTGAAGAGGAAAGTGTTAAGAAGAAAGTGa